aagaaaaaatacAACAAAAAAATGAAGATTTGAGCTAACCTCATCCAGTTTGGAAAATAAAAGAATTAACTGGTCAAACTTATATATACAACCCTTTGACAATGTAATCACACTGATACACACAGGAACGAACAGAACTATTTACCTGATCACAGTAGTTTGGAGCAGAAAATACAGTGATAAGCTTTCCGTCATGCTCGATTTCATAGCCTTCATCTTTGACCTCATGAGATCGCACAACTAAATCTGAAAAATGAAACAAATTTCATCAAAAATGTTCAAAGAATATGAATTTATTTATATTCAATTTATAAATCTACATCAATATCTTCTTGGGGATATCCTTATAATTGCAAGTTTGCAACATATAGTCTTCAATATAAAAACATAAAGGTGGCTAATGTCATTATTACCTAAATTGTTATCCTTCAAAAACCGTTTTGTTATATCTCCACCAAACGAGAGACCAACGCCACGCTTGCTTGGTCCTCTACCAGGATTAGGTTGAGGATCACTCCATAATATCTCACACATTAACCCTGAAATAAAGCATGCGTTCAACAGAATAAActatatataaaacctaaaaaTTTAAGTTTTTGATATTAGTAATCCATACCTTCCTCAGGGGGTTCACAAAACCGATCAATTGCTCTAATATCAGATAGTCTGACCCCATCTTGACTAAAAAGTCCACCATGAACAACAAATATCTTTTCGTTTATAACATGAGCAAGCGGTAAATAACAGAAAACTTCTGCAAAAAGCTCCACAAACTTATCACTCAACTTGGATCTGACCTCACCCTCGAACCCGTATATCTTGTTCATGCTTTTGCTCTCGTGATTTCCACGCGCAAGATGTATAGCTAAAAAAAATTGAAGAAATTAAGACCATAAGGTGATGATTTGAAATAGAAGAATATGTAACAAAGTTGAAAAAGGCGTTTTTTTATATGTTTACCTGATGGAGACATGCACTTGAATGCAAACAATGTAAGGATAACCTCCACGGAGAAGGACCCGCGATCAACAAAGTCaccattaaacaaatatggatTTTCATCAGAGGGGAGACCGTTGAGCTCAAAGATATTTAAAAGATCAAAAAACTGCATAAATAAaagattaataaataataataaagaataaagATCAAGTAGATAACTGAAAGATCCATGCTTTTTAATTACCTGACCATGCACATCACCACAAACGGTGAAATGCTTTCCATCTGGAACGTTTATGTCAACCAGAGATGGCAAAGCCATCAAAATCTCCCGGGTCTGTAGAACAATCTGGAAGGCATATCTACAAAAAAAgacagaaaaaaaaaatgaaaaaggtCAACAAGTTAGCAATAGACTAAACTTGTATTATATGAAATAACTATATGGAATAGTTTTTGCACACACCGTTTATGTAAAAGTTTCTGATTCTTGAAGTCATCCATCATCTTCTTAACAAAGTCTAAGGTTATCACATCTCCTTCTATTCTTGCACCAGTATATTGTGGTTCCACATCTAGAATTCAAGGAGAAAAGATAATTAGAAGGCGTACTCTTTAGGAAACCCGTCACAATCATTAGAAGGATGCAAGCATAGTATATTGAATACGTTCAGCCGAAACAATAAATGCACATGATAAAAAGTTGAACATATCCATAGATTAATACTTTATCACCAGAGTTCATACCTCActctatttatttatttcatttgcTCCCCGtgcttatattataataactcaagtAAATGTGTAATATCTTATGATCCTTATTAACAACAGCAATGAAAACCATTAATAATAACATAGATGCATAACAGTCTATTTACATCACATTGTATAATACTAGTATATTAGAAATGCAGTTGGTTAATCCTATTTGTAGATACTAGTGAAATTTATTATAGCTGTAAATCACCAACAAATTTTAAGGTTTCCAATAAAAATTAGCAGAAAAAGAGAGTTACCTATGGTATGGAAGTCGATAGACTCAGCTACCGAGTGTTTTTCAGAAGTAGGCATAGAAATTGCTTCTTCAAACTTGAGCTTCATAACAGCTTTTTCACATTCCTTTAATTTCTTTGAAGCGTCTGGATCATTCGGACATATTCGCTTCACCtattttcatattcatatatatatgtgtaaaggAAACGGAAAATATATGTTAATTGTCAATTGAGAGTACTTCCTACTCATCAATAATAGGTATGATATATGATATACTTGCAAACATTTGTATTAAAGTAACATTATAAAAACATTGTGTGTATGCCCTTAACCACTAACTTACAGTAATATTAACAAAAAAGAAACTGATTGACCGCATACATTATCTTTTTACTTCAACAAATAACAAAAATCAACGTATGAAATTTTCATATTTGACTAATAACATTTCTGTCTATTTGAACCACCCTTATAGTTTCTTTGTAATATGATGCTCTTCGTAAAAATGCTTCAAATCTATACATTTCTTGCCACATAATAAATTGATTTTATCTATAAAAAAAAGGCTCAGCAATACAAAGCTAACATTAACTGCTCAAACTACATCAGTTATAAACTAGATATGAGGATTGCACCTCTTACAATGTACAGAATAAAATCCTAAAAATTTAATGGCTAAGTGAGTAAAGTATGTCAAATGTGTAAATAGACCAAACAATACAGCATGCTATCCTTAGTGTTAGCATCTATTTATCGATATACGCAATTGTGAAATCAAAAAAAAAATGCATTATTTAGTTACCTAACCATTGAGGTTGAATCCTAACAAAAACAATTATCCTAAACACTACTAGACTAGTCAGCCTAATTGTCCCTCTGTAGTTCTACATTATAATTACAAATTGTAGCTATGTTATCCAAACAAATTACAACTATCATAACCACACACTAACGCCGAGGAGCGGTTCGGTTCGGTTGATTGACCATGGTCATTAaccatatcattatttttaatagttAATTCAAAACAAGATTAATTATTTATTAAGTTTAGTTAGACCAGTCCCTTGCACACTTACTTGTTATGTGTTGGATAGTAACAACTCAGTCTGAGAAGTATGAATGAAGCATTGCAGCAGTGGTTCGTTAATAGCAGTATTCCAAACATAAATGAAAATATGTGACAGTGGGTCAAAAAAGTGAAAAACGAAATCGTTGTGTAGTTTATTAATAAACAAACGAATTTCAGTTATCAATTGTCAAGCCTGCCTTTAGATAATAAATAAACTCCTATAACCCTGATCCCGATCCTAATCGGACTCTAGCCTTTAGCATGTCTTATTGTTAATTTGGTCCTCCTAAAGCTTAACTATATCCCAATGGGCAATGACCCATTAATTAGGAATCTGTTGTTATCAAACTGTTTAAATAAAATAATAGCCATCAGCTTCAACCCTTTTTTAGTTTATGTGTCGTTTTCTAAACCTGAATTCACTTGAAGGAACAATAGTAACGAATATCGCTTGAaggatagaaaaaaaaaaaaaaaaaaaaaaaaaaatcacttggAGGGAATATAACTGACTTAATGGGTTACTTTTGAAATTACAAACATTTATTTATGGACCACATtacatgtaattaaatatataaatttattttgaaTATTATAAATCTTTTAAAAACATAGTCACAAGTAAATTTGTCTTCTTTTGTTGATAGGAATAATAATTGTATCTTTTCGATCTTTAAAAGCATAAGCCTAAAAAAGGTGTTAAACCCTTTATAAATGAGTAAGATAATTCAAAAAGGTGAAAACTTTATAATGTAAATAACAAATTTTACAAGTTCAAAATTTCAAATGTAAAAATTTGAAGAGAATTTTGACTTTATGTTAGTTTATCTTTGAACTATGAGATAATAATACGTGTTTAGATTGTATATAGTTCAAGTAATTTTAGTTCAAGTAATTTAAACCATATTAGATGACTATTTGTTTTAAGTGAATAAAATTGTTACTCTGTATACATGAATTTGCTACAAATATAAAAAATCGTTCTTTAAACACTCAAATGTAGTAAGGATGTAGAGTAATCACATACCAAATTGTGTAATTTACAACATGTATACAAACCTTATTAAATCTAAACAGTGTTAACTACAAACAACtcctttaaatatatgaattagcAACAATTTACATGGAATGAAAGCTAATAGGAAGGTTTCCATAATCCATAATACCATAATGGTATATAAATCAAATGAAAAGTTGTTATGTTAGAAGAAAGGGTAAGATAGTAATGTCAATCTTCAAAGTGCAAATTTAATCCGAGAGTCTTAACTCTTTTAGAAAGGTAAAAGATAAAGATGAAAACCCCTAAAATAGACAATCTTTCTGTAAAAAAAATTGAGTACATATAACAGTGCTAGTGTTATTTCAACTATGAAGCTAAACTGTCTAATTTTATTATGGAGTAATAGATAATGGTGGTTTCACGGATTAATTTGGTTAGGTCACGTACACATGCGTAAAAATACTCCCCTCCCGGGTAACCCGAAGAGGAAAACTTATCAATTTAATAAATAATAGATAGATACAAGAACTAGAAACATTCTTAACTAGAAAACAAGATAAGCTATACTGGTAAACTAAATAAactaccaccatcatcatcatcatcatcccttAACAGTTTCCTAACGCactaaaactaaaccctaatttatttatCTATGAAGCACAAAAAATACAAAAAAAGTATATTAGTATCATTCTTAATCAAATAATGTAAATCAActgataaaaatgatgttttttcaTGTAAACCAAATTATTAAAAAAAGTAACAGAAACCTGTTGGAAGTCCTTAAGTGCTTCTTTAAACTTTCCCATAGCAAGATATGCAGCACCACGCCGATAATAACCCTAAAATTAACAACAAATTAAAAATTTAATCTCATAATacaaaaaccctaatactactactgTTACCAAATAAAGAACATACCTTTGAATACTTGGGATCAATCTCAACAGCTTTAGATGCATCCTGAATAGCGCTACCATATTCCTCCAATTTAGTATGTGAAAAGGCTCGATTCGCCCAATAAACAGCATTTTCACCGTTTATTTCAATTGCTTTTGTATACAAATCAATCGCTTGATTAAACTTATTCGCTGTAAACACATATACGCACACATAAGTACACGTGGCaattaagataaaaaaaaaaaagtaaaactttAGGTCAATTGAAGAGTTACAATACCTTTAAAAGCATCATTCGCTTGTTGTTTATATGATTCAGCCAACGAAACGTCTATTTTTTGTTCAGTGGTAGACATGGAGGGCATAATAAGAAGATTTTGGTTGGATTGATGCTATGTGATATTACTTACAGGCAACTGTATGTATAGTTTTACAATAGTATACTGTATTACCTTTTTGTTTGGAGGTTTCAATTGAATGAATTGATGATGATTACTTTTCCATAAAACTTTAACCTAGATGGTTCCGGCGCCCCCTTCATACATCACTGATTAATGGAAAATGTTTCATTTCAAGCCCTTATAGTATAACGTAACTTCATTTAACCCGTCTTACTTGTATTAGATTGTTAATTGATCCCGATATTAATTTATGAAAAAAAATATGAAAAAATTGGGGTATATTTATTAAGTTGATTTAGATTAGAATACCGGAAATTATAGTACATCTTAGCCTTGGAGTTAAAGACTAACAACCGAACCAAAAAGCTTATATGAGAATTACAACAAAAATCATGAACTACTCTAGAATCACGAAAACAAATATAAAACTGTGACTCTATTGAGATTAATCGCGATCTTCTATAATTCTTGGATTTGTGATCCAACGTAACCACTCAAGGGAGCTTTTCCTCGATCGGTTCGATATCCACTCAAAGCTACGAACTAAGATTTTCTGGAAGGCAATCGGGCCTGACCAACACGAGTTGCGAAAGAGTTTATTGTTCCAATTTTTCCAAATCTTGTACGCATAAACCCACACACATGCTTGCCATATCTTGGAATTTGGTACACTATTCAGTGTCGGAGAATTCTTACCTAGAAGATCATTTAGCGAATTGAGTTGGGTGATTTCTCAACCCCCCACCCCCACCACCAAAAGACATGCTACCATATATCCTTTGCAAACGAACAATGAAAAAATATATGCTCTAAAATTCGATGTCATTGTCACATACTGGGAATCTAGTCGAATCGAGGTCAATACCCCTTTTGTCAAGTTCCGTTTTAATTGGATGACGGTTTCATTGTGCTCTCTAAACGAACACCTCAATTTCTTGTGGTATCAATTTGTTTCGAAGTGTAGATGATGTCGAGGATGATGCCACGGGTAGGGATGGCAGTGGACGGAAAAAAATCTGTGACCTGCGGGAACCTGTGCCCGTGGCGGGcggatatttataaaaaaatataaccgTGGGCACCGGGTGGGTAAAATTTTGTACCCTTTGGCGGGTAGCGGGTATCTCATACCCGTCGCGGGTGAAACCCGACCCATCAATCCATGATGCACGTTTGAGCTACCCGCGGGTATACCTGTTTACCCGcatatatatacttaattatatagtatataatttaatttttttaatgTATTTTCAAAATTATTCGAGGGTTTGCCCGCGGGTAGCGTATATCCGTGATTAAATATTAGTTAAACTGCACCTTTTGTAAACCCACGGGTTTACCTGCAGGTCGCgagtacccgcgggtcacgggtactGGCACAAAATTTACCCCGTTTGCGGGTAAACGGGTACccgctgtaacatcccgcgtttttccgttaaatttaattttaacaccgtcttttttttaaaacataatctttcgtatttaaattaatagtttccgtgagtaacgttcattatattcccgctatttaattttgacatcacccgtttactcgagcgttttaaaaatattcgtttggttaattcccgcacccgctctgaaacttgagggactagttccgccacttgaccaaagaggtggctagtagttgactagtcaaccactcaccacctccacccctcattcatccatttctttttccttctttctttctttttttctctcaagaacacaaacataaatcatcatctaaatccggatcgggaagcaaacttcaaaacaaattacatatttggaatcctctcttcatcctctacaatttgataccaacttcatctcgtttgggtaactttctaaaaactctagatttctataaattcgtgtttttgatttgaaatggtgttagttagtgtctatggctcaagtctaacatgaatatatgtttggtttgctcgatttgttgtttttggagtaactagcatgaacttgaaatgggtttgcttaatccttgattttggatgagttaatgttgttagattgttaaagtgcatgttttaattgtgttactagtatcactagcttcgttttgatgcgtaggttgattaagaaaacttcaaaaacatgaatattgattttgtgatgtttgactagggtttgatagttcttggcatgaacttttgatgcttgaatgccatggaatgttaattgttagtgattagttgtaatgtatgcttaattaccttcgaaacggcatatcgtatatgtaaattggattcccgaaacttaaaatgcaattgatgaacttgaaactttgaaaatggacttttaaacgatcacttgacgagaaatcggttatggaaaatgttgtttttgtttgatgataagtgcttagttgtgttccttgtcaaaagagctttccaacggtataagatacgtcttctagttgtttacggtttgcgttttatggttgtttgaagttttgaccaagacttgaacatttgaaactgacctggtaccaggccacgaccattgtcgcgccgcggagcaa
This window of the Rutidosis leptorrhynchoides isolate AG116_Rl617_1_P2 chromosome 7, CSIRO_AGI_Rlap_v1, whole genome shotgun sequence genome carries:
- the LOC139857100 gene encoding serine/threonine-protein phosphatase 5-like, which codes for MPSMSTTEQKIDVSLAESYKQQANDAFKANKFNQAIDLYTKAIEINGENAVYWANRAFSHTKLEEYGSAIQDASKAVEIDPKYSKGYYRRGAAYLAMGKFKEALKDFQQVKRICPNDPDASKKLKECEKAVMKLKFEEAISMPTSEKHSVAESIDFHTIDVEPQYTGARIEGDVITLDFVKKMMDDFKNQKLLHKRYAFQIVLQTREILMALPSLVDINVPDGKHFTVCGDVHGQFFDLLNIFELNGLPSDENPYLFNGDFVDRGSFSVEVILTLFAFKCMSPSAIHLARGNHESKSMNKIYGFEGEVRSKLSDKFVELFAEVFCYLPLAHVINEKIFVVHGGLFSQDGVRLSDIRAIDRFCEPPEEGLMCEILWSDPQPNPGRGPSKRGVGLSFGGDITKRFLKDNNLDLVVRSHEVKDEGYEIEHDGKLITVFSAPNYCDQMGNKGAFIRFKAPTMEPKIVTFSAVPHPDVKPMAYASNFLRMFN